A region from the Arcanobacterium buesumense genome encodes:
- the aspA gene encoding aspartate ammonia-lyase, translating to MATVRVEEDLLGTREIPNDAYYGVHTQRAIENFNISGVTINDVPEFIKAMVCVKKAEALANRDKRVLSAKVSKAIVTACDLILEDGRCMDQFPVDVFQGGAGTSVNMNTNEVVANLALEVLGEPKGSYDIINPNDHVNKSQSTNDAYPTGFRIALYRMVEHLIAEVERMGASFTALGEKHANVLKMGRTQLQDAVPMTIGQEFVAFGVLMNEEIRNLKLASDLLLEVNLGATAIGTKLNTPEGFQDIVVARLAEVTGLDVIASPNLIEATSDTGAYISIHSALKRLAAKLSTICNDLRLISSGPRAGLNEINLPEMQAGSSIMPAKVNPVIPEVVNQICFKVMGNDSTVMLAAQAGQLQLNVMEPVIAQAIFESILLLERALVTLRERCVDGITVNEDICLGHVMNSIGIVTYLNDIIGHHNGDLVGKEAARTGKSVRDIVLERGLMTQAELDRALSVENLMAPVYMGEIFPDDSHMEIRD from the coding sequence ATGGCTACCGTCCGCGTTGAAGAAGATTTACTTGGTACTCGAGAAATTCCTAATGATGCCTACTATGGAGTTCATACTCAACGTGCAATCGAAAACTTTAATATTTCCGGTGTCACGATCAATGATGTGCCAGAATTTATTAAGGCCATGGTATGTGTTAAAAAGGCTGAAGCATTAGCTAATCGGGACAAGCGAGTTCTGTCTGCCAAGGTGAGTAAAGCTATTGTGACGGCATGTGACTTGATCTTAGAAGATGGCCGTTGCATGGATCAGTTCCCGGTAGATGTTTTCCAAGGCGGAGCAGGGACATCGGTCAATATGAATACCAATGAAGTCGTGGCCAACTTAGCTCTAGAAGTATTAGGCGAGCCAAAAGGTAGCTACGACATCATCAATCCTAACGATCATGTTAATAAATCCCAGTCAACAAACGATGCTTACCCGACTGGTTTTCGGATCGCGTTATATCGTATGGTGGAGCATCTTATTGCTGAAGTTGAACGGATGGGTGCCTCGTTTACCGCTTTGGGAGAAAAACACGCGAACGTGCTAAAGATGGGACGGACTCAACTTCAAGATGCAGTCCCTATGACTATTGGGCAAGAGTTTGTGGCTTTCGGCGTCCTCATGAACGAAGAAATTCGTAATCTTAAGCTGGCTTCGGATTTGTTACTTGAAGTAAATCTTGGCGCTACAGCAATTGGAACAAAACTGAACACTCCTGAGGGTTTCCAAGATATCGTCGTCGCCCGCCTAGCAGAGGTTACTGGACTCGATGTCATTGCTTCACCAAACCTTATAGAAGCGACATCTGACACTGGTGCCTATATTTCAATCCATTCGGCGCTCAAGCGGCTAGCGGCCAAACTATCAACGATCTGCAACGATTTACGTCTTATTTCTTCTGGGCCGCGGGCTGGCTTGAATGAAATTAACTTGCCTGAAATGCAGGCCGGATCGTCAATTATGCCGGCTAAAGTCAATCCGGTTATACCGGAAGTAGTTAATCAAATTTGTTTTAAAGTCATGGGCAATGACAGCACGGTTATGCTTGCTGCTCAAGCAGGGCAGCTTCAACTCAACGTTATGGAACCAGTTATCGCACAAGCGATTTTCGAATCTATTTTGTTACTTGAACGGGCGCTGGTCACACTTCGGGAACGATGTGTTGACGGCATTACCGTGAACGAAGATATCTGCCTGGGGCACGTGATGAACTCAATCGGTATTGTCACCTATTTAAACGATATTATCGGTCATCATAACGGCGATCTCGTTGGGAAAGAAGCGGCGCGAACGGGTAAATCAGTACGCGATATCGTGTTAGAACGAGGTTTGATGACACAAGCTGAACTTGATCGGGCATTATCCGTGGAGAACTTAATGGCTCCCGTGTACATGGGGGAGATCTTCCCAGATGATTCCCACATGGAGATCCGTGACTAA
- the pflB gene encoding formate C-acetyltransferase, translating into MTQTAETATHPEWEGFKDGLWQDAIDVRDFIQKNYTPYEGDSSFLADETDKTRRVWETLEEKYLSVERQKRVYDVDVDTPADVDAFGPGYISEDDDVIVGLQTDVPLKRAMMPNGGWRMVETAIKEAGKEPNPEVKEIFTKYRKTHNDGVFDIYTPRIRAARSSHIITGLPDAYGRGRIIGDYRRVALYGVDFLIEQKMKDKDLYADQPFSQDWARNREEISEQIKALKKLKNMAASYGFDISRPAKTAQEAVQWTYFGYLASVKSQDGAAMSFGRLSGFFDIYFERDLAAGLITEEDAQEIIDQLVIKLRIVRFLRTTAYDEIFSGDPYWATWSDGGFGEDGRPLVTKTSFRLLQTLVNLGPAPEPNITIFWSEKLPLGYKRFCAQVSIETSSIQYEADEQIRGYWGDDAAIACCVSPMAVGKQMQFFGARVNAAKALLYAVNGGRDEMTGKQIVDGFEGIQGDGPLDFDEVWAKYEDMLDWVVGTYVEALNIIHYSHDKYAYEAMEMALHDSEIIRTMGCGIAGLSIVADSLAAIKYAKVTPVRDETGLIVDYKTEGDFPTYGNDDDRADDIAATIVHTVMEKIKKIPMYRNAIPTQSVLTITSNVVYGKATGNFPSGHRAGTPFAPGANPENGMDTHGMLASMLSVGKLHYQDALDGISLTNTIVPSSLGRDLAEQVDNLVGIMDAGFIKKG; encoded by the coding sequence GTGACTCAAACAGCCGAAACTGCTACACATCCAGAGTGGGAAGGCTTTAAGGACGGTCTATGGCAGGATGCTATTGACGTTCGTGACTTCATCCAGAAGAACTACACTCCATATGAAGGTGATTCCTCATTCCTCGCTGATGAGACTGACAAGACTCGTCGCGTGTGGGAAACCTTAGAGGAAAAGTACCTCTCGGTGGAGCGTCAAAAGCGTGTGTATGACGTAGATGTCGATACCCCAGCTGATGTTGATGCTTTTGGTCCTGGCTACATTTCGGAAGATGACGACGTTATCGTCGGTCTGCAAACCGATGTTCCACTCAAGCGTGCGATGATGCCAAATGGTGGATGGCGCATGGTTGAAACTGCGATCAAGGAAGCGGGCAAAGAACCAAATCCTGAAGTGAAGGAGATCTTCACAAAGTACCGTAAGACTCACAATGATGGGGTCTTTGATATCTACACTCCACGCATCCGGGCAGCGCGTTCATCCCATATTATTACTGGCTTGCCAGATGCTTATGGCCGTGGTCGTATTATTGGTGATTACCGCCGAGTTGCTCTTTACGGCGTTGACTTCCTCATCGAACAGAAGATGAAGGACAAGGATCTATACGCAGATCAGCCATTCAGCCAAGATTGGGCACGCAATCGTGAAGAAATTTCGGAGCAGATCAAGGCTCTCAAGAAGCTGAAGAACATGGCAGCAAGCTATGGTTTTGACATCTCCCGTCCTGCAAAAACTGCGCAAGAAGCTGTTCAGTGGACTTACTTTGGCTATTTGGCATCAGTTAAGTCGCAAGATGGCGCTGCAATGTCCTTCGGCCGTTTGTCTGGCTTCTTCGATATTTATTTTGAACGTGATCTAGCTGCTGGCTTGATTACTGAAGAAGATGCCCAGGAAATTATCGATCAGCTTGTGATCAAGCTTCGTATTGTACGTTTCTTGCGTACTACGGCTTATGATGAGATCTTCTCTGGTGATCCGTACTGGGCAACTTGGTCCGATGGCGGTTTCGGTGAAGATGGACGTCCACTTGTGACAAAGACTTCTTTCCGTTTGCTCCAAACCCTCGTCAACCTTGGTCCAGCTCCAGAACCGAATATCACCATTTTCTGGTCTGAGAAGTTGCCACTCGGATACAAGCGCTTCTGCGCGCAGGTATCTATTGAAACTTCTTCGATTCAATACGAAGCTGATGAGCAGATCCGTGGTTACTGGGGCGATGACGCCGCTATTGCATGCTGTGTTTCGCCAATGGCTGTGGGTAAGCAGATGCAGTTCTTTGGTGCTCGCGTCAATGCTGCAAAGGCATTGCTTTACGCCGTGAATGGCGGCCGCGATGAAATGACTGGTAAGCAAATCGTCGATGGCTTTGAAGGTATTCAAGGTGATGGTCCACTCGACTTTGATGAAGTTTGGGCTAAGTACGAGGACATGCTTGACTGGGTAGTTGGAACCTACGTTGAGGCACTCAATATTATCCACTACTCCCACGATAAGTACGCATACGAAGCTATGGAAATGGCGTTGCATGATTCGGAGATTATCCGAACCATGGGCTGTGGTATTGCTGGTCTATCTATTGTTGCTGATTCGTTGGCTGCAATTAAGTATGCAAAGGTTACCCCAGTCCGTGATGAAACTGGATTGATCGTTGACTACAAGACCGAAGGTGATTTCCCAACCTACGGTAACGATGACGATCGCGCTGATGATATCGCGGCAACTATCGTTCACACAGTGATGGAAAAGATCAAGAAGATCCCGATGTATCGCAATGCGATTCCAACCCAGTCAGTTCTTACCATTACGTCCAATGTGGTTTACGGCAAGGCAACTGGAAACTTCCCATCAGGTCACCGTGCTGGAACGCCATTTGCTCCAGGTGCAAACCCAGAAAATGGTATGGATACGCACGGTATGCTTGCTTCGATGCTATCGGTTGGTAAGCTACACTACCAAGATGCCCTTGACGGTATCTCATTAACAAACACTATTGTCCCATCGTCCCTCGGCCGTGACTTGGCTGAGCAGGTCGATAACTTGGTTGGCATCATGGATGCTGGCTTCATCAAGAAGGGCTAA
- a CDS encoding branched-chain amino acid aminotransferase → MVRMPTSLEEQAGLCWPLADEVARRFPIVEHPAPASEEKYRAVMKSLKFGEGFGDYMARVSWDGERGWHGHRIEPYGPLALDPAGAVLHYGQEVFEGLKAYRHADGSVWTFRPAYNAARLNASNQRLMIPQFPIEDFLGSIAALVRADRRWVPASAGASLYLRPFVFGSEAFLGVRAANRFEYAVVASPSGPYFTHGFTPINVWVEQTHHRAGPGGMGDVKTGGNYAASFYAKSHAFERGFDEVLFLDAATNSFIDELGAMNVFVVMADGSVRTPALSGTILPGSTRSAILYILDDEGVLAHEESIGLDELWAGIKSGAVVEMFACGTAAAVVSIGSLTKGHERLNLPGSAFAHRIYKALTDIQFGIAPDRFGWMYKLADGE, encoded by the coding sequence ATGGTACGCATGCCTACGTCGTTAGAAGAACAAGCTGGCCTTTGCTGGCCACTTGCCGATGAGGTAGCGCGACGTTTTCCCATTGTTGAGCATCCAGCACCAGCTAGTGAAGAGAAATATCGTGCGGTGATGAAATCGCTAAAGTTCGGTGAAGGATTTGGCGATTATATGGCTCGGGTATCGTGGGATGGGGAGCGAGGCTGGCATGGACACCGGATTGAGCCATATGGACCGCTTGCTCTTGATCCGGCTGGGGCGGTACTGCATTATGGTCAGGAAGTTTTTGAAGGTTTGAAAGCCTACCGTCACGCAGATGGGTCGGTGTGGACTTTTCGCCCCGCCTATAATGCAGCACGGTTAAACGCGTCAAATCAACGATTGATGATTCCGCAATTTCCGATTGAAGATTTTTTGGGCTCAATTGCAGCGTTGGTGCGAGCTGACCGGCGGTGGGTTCCGGCTAGTGCTGGGGCGAGTCTCTATTTGCGTCCTTTTGTTTTTGGTTCCGAGGCTTTTTTGGGCGTGCGGGCAGCTAATCGGTTTGAATATGCCGTCGTGGCTTCGCCGTCGGGTCCTTATTTTACGCATGGTTTTACGCCGATTAATGTGTGGGTGGAGCAAACTCATCACCGTGCTGGTCCAGGCGGAATGGGAGATGTAAAAACTGGTGGCAATTATGCGGCGTCCTTTTATGCTAAGTCGCATGCTTTTGAACGTGGTTTTGACGAAGTTCTTTTCCTAGATGCGGCTACTAATTCGTTTATTGATGAATTGGGCGCAATGAATGTTTTTGTGGTGATGGCTGATGGTTCAGTGCGAACGCCGGCGTTGTCTGGGACGATTTTGCCTGGATCAACGCGGTCTGCTATTTTGTACATACTAGATGATGAGGGCGTGTTGGCTCATGAGGAATCTATTGGGTTAGATGAGCTGTGGGCAGGAATAAAGTCGGGTGCGGTAGTAGAGATGTTTGCCTGTGGTACGGCCGCAGCAGTGGTATCCATTGGGTCGTTAACGAAAGGTCACGAGCGACTTAATTTGCCGGGTTCAGCGTTTGCTCATCGGATATATAAGGCGCTAACAGATATCCAGTTCGGTATTGCTCCAGATCGTTTTGGTTGGATGTATAAATTGGCCGATGGGGAATAA